The Streptomyces capitiformicae genome contains the following window.
TGCGGCGGGTGCGGGCGGCGTCACGGGATTCGTGCTCGTCGTTCAGGCGTTCCTTCCCTGGCCCGCGCTTGCGGGGTGCGGCTGCTACCGGTGGCACGTACTCGTCCTCCACCGCTCGCATCTCCTCCCGTCGCAGCACCCATGTGCGCCGGGCCAGCCAGGCCAGGAGGGTCAGGGCGACCAGGAGGAGGGGTGGGATGACGGCGGCCTGCCAGGTGAGGAGTACGGGTGGACCGGGGAGGGGGTCGGTGGTGCCGCCCAGCCAGTCGGCGACGCGTTGGGCGACACCGGCGGACATCACGCCGCCGAGGGCGCAGGCGAGCATCGCGACGGCGGGGCCGGCGAGACCGTACATCGCGGTGCGCGGGTCGGGGCGGGAGCGGTACAGGAGGTGGGCGACCACGCCGAGCGCGATGACGAGCAGGCTCTGGACCAGCGTGATCCCGCCGAAGGTCAGGTCTCCCGGCAGTCGTTCCGTCGAGGTCCAGTCGGGGCGCGGCCAGCCGGCGTAGACCATGGCGAGGACGAGCAGGGCGATCGAGCCGGTGGGCAGGCGGCGGACCAGGTGCTCGTCCAGGTCCTTGTCGAGGCGGTTCTCGGTGCGTCCCCTGCGGCACACGACCCACACCACGACGACGGCGCCCAGCACGAGCGTCGCGTTCAGCAGCCGACCCAGGAGTTCGAGAACGGCGGGGCCGCCCGCCCGACGGTCGTGGTGGGCTGCGGAGGTGCCGACAGCCGCCGCGATGGTCAGGAACCCTGCCGCCGCGTGGGCGGCCCGCAGTCTGGCGACCAGTCGGCGCCCGTACCAGAAGCCGGGTCGGCCGAGAGCGACGCGCTCGGTGTCCGCGTCGACTACGGGCTGAGCGGTGGCGGGCCGGGGGACGCCGTCCCGGTCCATGGGCCGCTGGGACTCGTACTCGCTCCAGGTGCGGTGGGACAGGTACCACAGGAGGACGGTCAGCGCGGTGGGCGCGAGGGCGGCCAGGGCGAGGCGGCGGCCCGGCCGGCTCCACCAGCCGTCGCCGGAGACATCCGGGGACAGGAAGCCGAGCCAGGTGTGCGCCTCGGCGCACGCGCGCGTGCCCGCGCACTGCCAGGCGGTGAGATCAAGGGCGACCTCGCAGACGGCGGCGACGAGCAGCACGGTCAGGGTCAGGCCGGTCAGGCGCACCAGAACGCCGTAGAGACGTACCGTTCGCCGTCGGTTCAAGGTGTGGGGGCGCATCCAGTGGGCGAGGTTGACGACCATGAACGGCAGCAGCAACAGCCACAGGGCGCGCGAGCCGTTGCCCGAGGTGAGGTTGGACCAGACGTAGGCCTCGGGCACCGGTTTGCCGCGGTAGTCCGCGGGCCGGGCTTCCGCGTCGGCGTCATCGATGCGGCGGAAGACGGCCGCCGTGTCGTCGCCGGTGACCCGGACCGTACGGGGGTCGTCCAGCATGCGTTCGGGTGTGGTGCCGCCGACTCCGTGGACGAGGAGTTCGAGGGCGGTATGCCCTGCAACTTCTGTATGTCTCTTGTCTTCCGTATGCCTCTTGTCTTCCGTATGCCTCTTGTCTTCCGTATGCCTCTTGTCGTCCGTCGTGTCGTCCGTCGTGCGATCCACTGTCCCGCTTCCCCCGTGATGCATCGCAAGCAGATGTGATGTACAGGCACAGATGATCGCCGCTGAGCGGGATTCGCACACCTGTGGTCACCGAATCTCCCCGATCCGTGTGATAGTGACGGGCGCGAGGACGGCGCGTGACGTGCCCGCCCATGTTCGGGTAGTGGCGCCACCTGCGGTGTGACGTGCTTATATGGGACGTCCTCGGGACCGGGGACAGGGGGAATGTCCTCGTCGAAGGGGGTATGGGAGGCGTGTCGAGCGTGATGGGGCGAGAGGACCGGAGCGAGCGTGAGTGAGAACCAGAACCTCCTCGCGGAGCAGCGTCGTGCCCTGATCCTCGACGAGGTGCGCCGGCGGGGCGGGGTCCGGGTCAACGAGCTGACGCGCAAGCTCGGCGTGTCGGACATGACGGTGCGCCGCGATCTCGACGCGCTCGCCCGCCAGGGCGTGGTGGAGAAGGTGCACGGCGGCGCCGTACCAGTGGCCGAGGCGAGTACGCACGAACCGGGCTTCGAGGCGAAGTCCGGGCTGGAGCTGAGCGCCAAGGAGGACATCGCGCGGGCCGCCGCCGAACTGGTGGTGCCGGGGTCCGCGATCGCCCTGTCGGGCGGTACGACGACGTACGCGCTCGCGCACCGGCTGGTGGATGTGCCGGACCTGACCGTGGTCACCAACTCGGTGCGGGTCGCCGATGTCTTCCATGCCGCCCAGCGCTCGTCGGGGCCCCGGCAGGGTGCGGCGACCGTCGTGCTGACCGGTGGGGTGCGGACTCCGTCGGACTCGCTCGTGGGGCCGGTGGCCGATCAGGCGATCGCGGCGCTCCACTTCGACGTGCTGTTCCTTGGTGTGCACGGGATATCGGTCGAGGCCGGCCTGTCCACGCCGAACCTTGCGGAGGCCGAGACAAATCGGCGGCTCGTGCAGTCGGCTCGGCGAGTGGTTGTCGTGGCCGACCACACGAAGTGGGGGACGGTGGGGTTGAGTTCGTTCGCGGCGTTGGAGCAGGTCGACACGTTGGTGACGGATGCGGGGTTGGCTCCGCAGGCTCGGGCCGAGATCGCTGAGCATTTGCGGCGCCTGGTGGTGGCTGGGGAGGACGACGACGGGGTCGATCTTTGAGAGTGCTCCTGCCAGGGAGCCCTCAGTCCGTCCATACGCCCGTCTCCAGCAGCGCCTCGATCGCCTTTGTGTACGGCGCGATGTCCAAGCCCTGTTCCGCCAGCCACTCGTCCGAGTAGTACTTGTCCAGATAGCGATCGCCCGGGTCGCACAGGAGGGTTACCACGCTGCCCTGGCGGCCCTCGGAGACCATCTCGGCGACGATCTTCAGGGCGCTCCACAGGCCCGTGCCCGTCGAGCCGCCGGCCCTGCGGCCGATGGAGTGTTCCAGGGCTCGTACGGCGGCGACGCTGGCCGCGTCGGGGACCTTCATCATGCGGTCGATGGCGCCGGGGACGAAGCTGGGCTCCATGCGGGGGCGGCCGATGCCCTCGATGCGCGAGCCGCCGTCGCAGGTGACGTCCGGGTCGCCGGTGGTCCACCCCTCGAAGAAGCAGGAGTTCTCGGGGTCGGCGACGCAGAGGCGGGTGTCGTGCTGGGTGTAGTGGACGTAGCGCGCGATGGTCGCCGAGGTGCCGCCGGTGCCGGCCGTGGCGACGATCCAGGCGGGCTCGGGGAACCGCTCCAACTCCAGCTGGCGGAAGATGGATTCGGCGATGTTGTTGTTGCCGCGCCAGTCCGTCGCCCGTTCGGCGTAGGTGAACTGGTCCATGTAGTGGCCGCCCGTCTCGGCCGCGAGGGCGGCGGCGGCCTCGTACATCTTCCTGGAGTCGTCCACGAAGTGGCAGCGGCCGCCGTGGAACTCGATCAGGCGGATCTTCTCGGCGCTGGTCGTGCGCGGCATGACGGCGATGAAGGGCACGCCGATGAGCCCCGCGAAGTACGCCTCGGAGACGGCCGTCGAACCGCTGGACGCCTCGATCACGGGGCGGCCCGGCCGGATCCAGCCGTTGCAGAGGCCGTAGAGGAAGAGGGAGCGGGCGAGGCGGTGCTTGAGGCTGCCGGTGGGGTGGGTCGACTCGTCCTTGAGGTACAGGTCGATGCCCCAGTGCTCGGGCAGCGGGAAACGCAGCAGATGGGTGTCGGCGGAGCGGTTGGCGTCGGCCTGGACCTTGCGGACGGCTGCTTTGAGCCAGCTCCGGTACTCCGTGTCGCTGTGGTCGACGTCGAGGGTCGCGCCCGGGCGAGTGGTCTGGGGGGTGCTCACGGCGTACTCCTCACGCATTGCGCCGACGGCGTGCGCGTCGGACGTCCCGATGATAAACACCTTCCGCACGCTTCTCACCTGCATAAACATGCCTTTGGGTAGCTCAAAGGCACTCCTGTGACAGCGATGCGCGGGGCGCATGGGGGGCGCATGCCGCGCGTGCGCCGGAACGCCGCCCCCGGCCATCCGTGCGCACTGGTGCTCGACGACAGGGACGTGCAGACTTCACGGCACGGACACAAGTCGATCCGGACCGGGCGACGCAGGGGACGGAGTCTCTCGGGCACACTGGATCACGGTCACGGTCACGGTCCGTGCCGGATCACGACTCAAGGACGACCGAAGCGCACTAGGGGGCGGAGCACATGGCGGAGCCGGAGTTCACGGCCACGGGCGTGCGGATCGGGAAGCGACTGCGGCAGCTCACCCGGGCGGGGCAGGTCCGGATAGAAGACGGCCGGCTGCAGTTGCTGACCAGTTACGGCAGTGAGATCGACAGCGCTCCCGTGCAGGCGGTGCGGGCGTCGAAGCCGTGGTTCTCGCCCGAGGACCGGGCGTTGGCCGACGTCAACGGGACCCGTTACACGCTCACCCTGAACGAGCACGACCCGGCTCCTGGGAAGCCCGGGCCGCCCTCGGCACGCAGGTTCATCGAGGCGGTGCGCAGGGCCGCGGGACGCGGCGGCTGACGGACCGCGAGTTGCGGGACCGTACCCCCTGGGTCACGCTGTTCTCACGTCACTCTGGGTTTACCGGCGATAACGCTGCGAACCAGCCCGCCGGCCACGACAGCGGGCGGCGGTTCGTACGCGGCCGCCCCACGAGCAGCGCGGCAGCCCCGGCGGCCGCCCCCACGGGCGGCAGTCGTTCAGCAGGCGGCCGCCCCACAGCAGGCGGCGTTCTTCGCCCAGCCACCTCGCTGGATCCGTACTCCGATCTTCTTCCGGACTCAACTTCGGGGAGTCGCAGCCGTGATCAGCCAGCACAGCAGGCACTGCACGGTGGAGCTCCAAGCCCTGCCGTCGCGGATCGGCCAGGTCCGCAGAATCGTCTCTGCGCAATTGCGCTACTGGCACCTGGATCCCTTGATAGAGCGGGCCGTACTCGGGGTGACCGAGCTGCTGTCCAACGTCCACCGGCACGCCGAGCCGGACAAGATGTGCACCGTGGAGATCGAGCTGCTCCTCGGTCGGCTCACGGTCTCGGTGCACGACAACGACCCGCGTCTTCCGGTCGTCCAGGACGCTGAGCTCTTCGCCACCAGTGGGCGCGGTCTCGCGATGGTCGCCGCGGTGAGCGAGAGCTGGGGTGTCAGGCCGCACGGCGAGTCGGGCAAGGTCGTGTGGTTCACGCTCCCGGCGTCCTCGGCCGCGGTGCCGAAGATCTCGCCGTACGACGCCGGACAGCCGCAGCCCCAGCAGTGCGACGCCGGACGGCGTCCCGCCACGCGCGGGCGCAGGTCCGAACACGCTCCCGCCCGGTCGGCCGTCGCAGGCTGACCGGGCGGTGACCCACTGGCCGCTGGGACGACCGGTACCTCACTCGGTGGCGATGGCACGCAGCACGTCCATGCGTGCCGCCCGCCGGGCCGGGCGCAGACCTGCCGGCACTCCGGCCGCGAGTCCCACGAGGGCCACCCCGGCGAGTTGTGTCGGCGCCGGCGCGAAGGCGAAGGCACTGCCGCTCGCGCCGTCGGAGGAGACCAACAGCGCGGCCATGCCACCGCCGAGGACGGCTCGGCATCGACAGCCCGCTGATCACCCGGTCGCCCTCGAGGAACGGGAAGCCGATCCCGCCTTGCCGGTGGTCATGCCGCACCGCCCTTGCCCGTAGGGCCGAACCGCTCGTCCAGGACGGACAGTCGACGCCAGTACTCGTCCTCGTCGATCTCACCGGCGGCGAAGCGGTGGCCGAGCACGGTGATGGGTGAGTTGTCGTCGGCGGCGGGCCGCCGAGGGCCGCGTCGTCCGCGCCACACCGAGCGGCGCAGCAGCGCGATGCCGCCGATCACGACGGCCGCCCAGATGAGCGGGAAGAGGAGGATCCACGGGCCGGGCCCGCCGTCGGCGAAGTGAGCCAGGGTCTGCATCTCGAGTCATCTCCCGAGTCGGTTCGTTCGGTTCGTTCGGTTCGTTCGGTTCGTTCGGTTCGTTCGGTTCGTTCGGTTCGTTCGGTGATGCTTCGAGACTGGCGCCGGAAGAGGGTCGGGGTCGTCGTACGGCCAGCGGCGGTGTGCGTACCTCGTGGGGCGTACGCGGAGCTGTTTGCGCTGCTCCCGAAGGCGTCGACTTCTGTAACTACTAGTATGTACAGTGGAGTCATGAGCACCTCGGAGCGTCTGATCGAGTCCACCCGCGAGCTGCTGTGGGAGCGTGGCTATGTGGGCACCAGCCCCAAGGCCATCCTGGAGCGCTCGGGTGCCGGACAAGGCAGCATGTATCACCACTTCAGGGGGAAGCCGGACCTCGCGCTGGCCGCGATCCGGCGGACGGCCGAGGAGCTGCGGGCCACCGCGGCGGGAGTACTCGACGGGCCGGGCTCGCCGTACGACCGTATCGAGGCGTATCTGCGGCGCGAGCGCGATGTGCTGCGCGGCTGCCCCGTCGGGCGGCTCACCATGGACCCGGATGTGATCGCGAGCGACGAGCTGCGGGCACCGGTGGACGAGACGCTCGACTGGTTGCGTGAACGCCTCGCCGGACTTGTCGAAGAGGCCAAGGAGGAGGGGCGGTTCGCGCCGGAGCTGGACGCGGAGGAGATCGCCGCGACGATCGTGGCGACCGTGCAGGGCGGTTACGTCCTGGCCCGTGCCTCGGGATCACCGGCGGCCTTCGACGCGGGGATCCGCGGGCTGCTCGCCCTGCTCCGCACCGCTCGATAGCCCTGTCCGACGCGACACTTGGAGGCACTTCATGCTGGCCATGCAGTACGAGATCACCTTGCCCGCCGACTACGACATGGACGTGATTCGCGCCCGCGCGACCGGCAACGGCCCTCTGCTGGACGACTTTCCCGGACTGGGGCTGAAGGCGTACCTCATGCGGGAGCGCGGAGTGGACGGGTCGCCGGTCAACCAGTACAGCCCGTTCTACCTCTGGAACGCCCCGGCGGGCATGAACGCCTTTCTCCTGGGCCCCGGATTCCAGGGGCTGTCCGACCACTTCGGCCGCCCCCGGGTGCGCCACTGGACGGGCCTGGCGTACCAGGAGGGTGGCAGCGCCGGCGCCACGCCCCGGGTCGCCGTGCGCCGCCGGTGGAGTGTGCCGGACGACGCGCGGCTCGCCGAGGTCACGGCGGAAGCGGTGTTTGAGGCCGGGCGGCTGGCCTCGCTCGGCGGGGCGGTGTGCGCGGCGGCGGGGGTCGATCCGTACCACTGGGAGATGGTGCACTTCTCGCTCTGGGAACACGACTCCCCCAAGGCCGAGGGCGATGTCTTCCAGGTGCTGTACCTGAACACGCCCGAGCGCGAGAGGCTGTCGTGCGACCGGCTGGCCCGATCGTGTTGATCTCTGGCCCACCCACCACTTTCGGCCACGGCGTGCGTGTCGAGGATGGGAGGTGACAGGCCACCGCACCCGGATCCGAGGAGAGGCCCGCCCATGGCACTGGAAATGCGCGACCGCTGCGAGCGCTGTGAGACGGCGACCCTGCCGGCCGACGCCCCGGCCCGCATCTGCTCGTACGAGTGCACCTTCTGCGTCCCGTGCGGCACTGCCATGCGGGACGTCTGCCCCAACTGCAGCGGGGAGCTGGTCGCCAGACCTCGCCGCCGGGCAGCCGCGCAGCCGAGTTAACCTTCCGTGCACCTTCGAGACAGCCAATGTCCCCCTAGTTGCAGTTACCCAAAGCACAACCCCTGTCGTATTCGGAATTATGACTTTCAGTTCTCAGGCGCGGCACAACCTTCGCCTCGCTCCGAGCCTCTAATGGGGCGAATGGACGATGCGCGGGGGGTGACAGCCCCGGAATTCTCTGGGGGTCCGCCCGAATGAGCCGTTCCACCTTTCCCACGGGAGTCTTCCGTGGTTCCCTCGGTTCCACCGAAGATTGTGGGATTGCTCACGGGAACTCGGTGCGCCGGGCGGACAGGGACTGGCTGTGAAGCCCACACCCCCGCCGACAACCCCTCAGCCCGGCAAGGCTGCCCTGCTCGCGGCGGTGTTCACCGTCGCCGTGCTCTGCGCCTCCGATGTCATAGCCCGTAGCTACCCCTTCGGGCCGCGCACCCGCGCCGTCAACGACCTGGGCAACCAGTACGTACCGTTCCACGCCCATCTGTGGGACCTGCTGCACGGCCGGGCCGACGGCGGACTGTTCGTCAACTGGCAGTCGGGGTTCGGCTCCAGTTTCCTGCCGGACCTCGGTACGTACGTCAGCAGCCCGTTCGCCCTGCTCGTGGCGCTGTTCCCGCGCGACGAGATCGACCTCGCGGTGTATGTGATCACTCTGCTGAAGGTGGGGGCGGCCGCCGCCGCCATGGCCTGGCTGCTGTTCCGGCTGCGCCCCGGCCAGTGGTGGGCGGCGGGGCTGCTGGGCGCGTCGTACGCGCTGTGCGGCTGGACCCTGGCGGACTCCGTCTACAACCCGATGTGGCTCGACGGTCTGGTCGCCCTGCCGTTGCTGTGTCTGGTCGGCGAATGGGCGATGTGGGGGCGGCGCCCGGTGCTCGGGGTGGTGGTCGTGGCGCTCGCCTGGATCGCCAACTTCTACACGGCGTACATGGCGACCCTCGCCGCCGGTCTGGTGCTGCTGCTCCGGCTGTGGCTCGATGACCTCTCGCGCCGACAGCGGCTGCGGGCGGCGGGCCGGGCGCTTGTGACCGTCGTCCTCGGTATCGGCCTCGCCGCGCCGCTGGTGACGGTCGTGTACTTCGGTACCCGGCACGCCTATCCGGGCCGGGTACGGCAGTTCGTGCCCGTCCCCACCGAGGACCTGCTGGCGAGGCTGCTGCCGACGACGTACAGCTTCGGTACACCGGCCGTGTTCGTGGGCACCACGGCGTTGCTGCTCGCGCTCGCCCTGCCCTTCCACCGGGCAGTCCCGGTGCGGGTGCGCGCCGGGTGGACGCTGCTGGTGCTCGGGGTGGCGCTGTCGATGCAGTGGGGCCCGACGCATCTGCTCTGGCACGCGTTCGCCACCCCGCAGGGCAGCTCGTACCGCCAGACCTTCGTGCTCTGCGCGCTGCTGGTGATCGCCGCCTGGCACGCGCTGTCGTACGGCCTTCCCGACCTGCGCGCGCTGAGCGCGGCAGGTGCGCTGCTGGCCCTGATCATCGCCGTCGCGAGCACCAGCGAGCGGACGCTGAAATCCGTCAGTCTCCCGCTCGCCCTGCTCGCGGCCGTGGGCGCGCTGCTCGGGCTGGCGCTGCTGCGGCTCAGGCGCCGGGACGGCAGACCGCTGGCCGCCCTCGCCGTGGCCCTGCTGGTGTGCACGCAGTTCGG
Protein-coding sequences here:
- a CDS encoding DeoR/GlpR family DNA-binding transcription regulator, encoding MSENQNLLAEQRRALILDEVRRRGGVRVNELTRKLGVSDMTVRRDLDALARQGVVEKVHGGAVPVAEASTHEPGFEAKSGLELSAKEDIARAAAELVVPGSAIALSGGTTTYALAHRLVDVPDLTVVTNSVRVADVFHAAQRSSGPRQGAATVVLTGGVRTPSDSLVGPVADQAIAALHFDVLFLGVHGISVEAGLSTPNLAEAETNRRLVQSARRVVVVADHTKWGTVGLSSFAALEQVDTLVTDAGLAPQARAEIAEHLRRLVVAGEDDDGVDL
- the cds1 gene encoding L-cysteine desulfhydrase Cds1, with translation MSTPQTTRPGATLDVDHSDTEYRSWLKAAVRKVQADANRSADTHLLRFPLPEHWGIDLYLKDESTHPTGSLKHRLARSLFLYGLCNGWIRPGRPVIEASSGSTAVSEAYFAGLIGVPFIAVMPRTTSAEKIRLIEFHGGRCHFVDDSRKMYEAAAALAAETGGHYMDQFTYAERATDWRGNNNIAESIFRQLELERFPEPAWIVATAGTGGTSATIARYVHYTQHDTRLCVADPENSCFFEGWTTGDPDVTCDGGSRIEGIGRPRMEPSFVPGAIDRMMKVPDAASVAAVRALEHSIGRRAGGSTGTGLWSALKIVAEMVSEGRQGSVVTLLCDPGDRYLDKYYSDEWLAEQGLDIAPYTKAIEALLETGVWTD
- a CDS encoding ATP-binding protein — encoded protein: MISQHSRHCTVELQALPSRIGQVRRIVSAQLRYWHLDPLIERAVLGVTELLSNVHRHAEPDKMCTVEIELLLGRLTVSVHDNDPRLPVVQDAELFATSGRGLAMVAAVSESWGVRPHGESGKVVWFTLPASSAAVPKISPYDAGQPQPQQCDAGRRPATRGRRSEHAPARSAVAG
- a CDS encoding ABC transporter permease, with product MAALLVSSDGASGSAFAFAPAPTQLAGVALVGLAAGVPAGLRPARRAARMDVLRAIATE
- a CDS encoding SHOCT domain-containing protein, with the translated sequence MQTLAHFADGGPGPWILLFPLIWAAVVIGGIALLRRSVWRGRRGPRRPAADDNSPITVLGHRFAAGEIDEDEYWRRLSVLDERFGPTGKGGAA
- a CDS encoding TetR/AcrR family transcriptional regulator, translating into MSTSERLIESTRELLWERGYVGTSPKAILERSGAGQGSMYHHFRGKPDLALAAIRRTAEELRATAAGVLDGPGSPYDRIEAYLRRERDVLRGCPVGRLTMDPDVIASDELRAPVDETLDWLRERLAGLVEEAKEEGRFAPELDAEEIAATIVATVQGGYVLARASGSPAAFDAGIRGLLALLRTAR
- a CDS encoding DUF4865 family protein produces the protein MLAMQYEITLPADYDMDVIRARATGNGPLLDDFPGLGLKAYLMRERGVDGSPVNQYSPFYLWNAPAGMNAFLLGPGFQGLSDHFGRPRVRHWTGLAYQEGGSAGATPRVAVRRRWSVPDDARLAEVTAEAVFEAGRLASLGGAVCAAAGVDPYHWEMVHFSLWEHDSPKAEGDVFQVLYLNTPERERLSCDRLARSC
- a CDS encoding DUF1272 domain-containing protein, with the translated sequence MALEMRDRCERCETATLPADAPARICSYECTFCVPCGTAMRDVCPNCSGELVARPRRRAAAQPS
- a CDS encoding YfhO family protein, yielding MKPTPPPTTPQPGKAALLAAVFTVAVLCASDVIARSYPFGPRTRAVNDLGNQYVPFHAHLWDLLHGRADGGLFVNWQSGFGSSFLPDLGTYVSSPFALLVALFPRDEIDLAVYVITLLKVGAAAAAMAWLLFRLRPGQWWAAGLLGASYALCGWTLADSVYNPMWLDGLVALPLLCLVGEWAMWGRRPVLGVVVVALAWIANFYTAYMATLAAGLVLLLRLWLDDLSRRQRLRAAGRALVTVVLGIGLAAPLVTVVYFGTRHAYPGRVRQFVPVPTEDLLARLLPTTYSFGTPAVFVGTTALLLALALPFHRAVPVRVRAGWTLLVLGVALSMQWGPTHLLWHAFATPQGSSYRQTFVLCALLVIAAWHALSYGLPDLRALSAAGALLALIIAVASTSERTLKSVSLPLALLAAVGALLGLALLRLRRRDGRPLAALAVALLVCTQFGEAAATAAVDTRLRLGHMDDYAPWGARQREQAEAIAGADEWPRYRTEPGREQTVGNDPLLVGGQGAQYYSSLTSDVLSRTMTALGGGWTSRGRNVQSLDNAVTDAIFSVGARVYSPPDPHQNWFPQDGRGVTVARQDAPPLVTVRPTDSDFPGRTGVADFGPSPYRNQEMLLGTRVYTVPEFTVRTAAGKPPSPSDDERPGLRVGALPRATAERKPTITGSCPAGAELYLWAPHFSGTARPAGASADALTGRFRSDQPVTKIAPMQRLGTVPASGQFRIELSPNKTSLIPDGAIGCLDTARLRGAVAELRETGADRVSVSDGTIRAEFPKHSTGIAVIATPRIAGWHCATDNAPAVPAKEYYGLTAVPLYGSATSVTCTFHPPGLRLGMAVGAVSLTAALLTGAVGAVRRRRTPDETAPQPLDSHPTTRERMTNAV